The stretch of DNA TTCATATCACCTTGGCGACCATCTGTTCAATCGCCTGGACGATGTCCTCTTCCTGTGGCACGGCGGCTTTTTCCAACTGCGGATTGTAAGGGATAGGCACTTCCTTGCCACCCAGCCGAACAATGGGAGCGTCCAGATAATCGAAAGCTTCGCTCTCAGCGATCATGCTGGCGATTTCCGCTCCGTATCCACCCCGTTTTACCGCTTCATACACCACACAGGCGCGCCCTGTCTTCTTCACCGATTGGATCATCGTCTCCTCATCCAGCGGCACCAGGGTACGAGGGTCTACCACCTCCACCTCGATCTCTTTTTTCGCTAAGATCTCTGCCGCTTGCAAGGCTTTTGGCACCATGATGCCGGTGGCGATGACGGTGACATCTGTTCCCTTTCGTTTCACTTCCGCTTTTCCCAAAGGGATGGAGTAGGGCTCCTCTGGTACCTCGCCCTTTGTTTTGTACAGGAGTTTATGTTCATAAAAAATGACGGGGTTATCATCCTCGATGGCAGCCTTTAGCAGTCCTTTTGCATCGTAGGGAGTGGAGGGCTGCACCACCTTTAGACCGGGTACGTGGGCCACCCATGCTTCTAGGCTTTGCGAATGTTGCGCCGCCGCCCCGGTGCCTGAGCCGGAGGGGGTG from Desmospora activa DSM 45169 encodes:
- a CDS encoding alpha-ketoacid dehydrogenase subunit beta, whose amino-acid sequence is MREITYLEAVREALTQAMEADADVFLFGEDIGIYGGAFGVTRGMQEQLGKERVRDTPISESALAGAAAGSALTGMRPVLELQFSDFITIALDQLVNQAAKMRYMFGGKAKVPMVVRTPSGSGTGAAAQHSQSLEAWVAHVPGLKVVQPSTPYDAKGLLKAAIEDDNPVIFYEHKLLYKTKGEVPEEPYSIPLGKAEVKRKGTDVTVIATGIMVPKALQAAEILAKKEIEVEVVDPRTLVPLDEETMIQSVKKTGRACVVYEAVKRGGYGAEIASMIAESEAFDYLDAPIVRLGGKEVPIPYNPQLEKAAVPQEEDIVQAIEQMVAKVI